The Neisseria yangbaofengii genome contains a region encoding:
- a CDS encoding LapA family protein encodes MKIVYLIVKILILLVFFLLAVSNTQVVSFFYLPGQSVEVPLIVVLFGAFVVGIVFGMFALFGRLLGLRSEANRLRAEVKKHGRMTERDIQKATPTVPSATTVPITTDLMQK; translated from the coding sequence ATGAAGATTGTTTACTTGATTGTTAAGATTTTGATTTTGCTGGTATTCTTTCTGCTGGCCGTGAGCAATACCCAAGTGGTGTCGTTTTTCTACCTGCCGGGGCAGAGTGTAGAAGTGCCGCTGATTGTGGTGTTGTTCGGCGCATTTGTGGTGGGGATTGTGTTCGGTATGTTTGCGTTGTTTGGCCGTTTGCTCGGTTTGCGCAGTGAAGCCAACCGCCTGCGTGCCGAAGTGAAAAAACATGGCCGCATGACCGAGCGAGACATTCAGAAAGCCACGCCGACTGTGCCGTCGGCAACAACGGTACCGATCACAACTGACCTGATGCAGAAATAA